One Thunnus albacares chromosome 12, fThuAlb1.1, whole genome shotgun sequence genomic region harbors:
- the LOC122993165 gene encoding C-C motif chemokine 2-like has translation MGFSLVLATLLCFTTWMTSVDTTHGPAVNCCVERSTTRVPVERIMNYTIQPETICPIKAIVFLTSHGKSICSDPESKWAVKAKNKVDEERKKALQVNGQTEEGSASDIMTPACATASTKAPQKKHTNKQNGNGKWRRQRKRGRKARRELRRRV, from the exons ATGGGTTTCAGCCTGGTTCTAGCCACTCTTCTCTGCTTCACCACATGGATGACTTCGGTCGACACAA CCCATGGTCCGGCAGTGAACTGTTGTGTGGAGCGGTCCACAACCAGAGTCCCAGTAGAACGAATTATGAATTACACCATTCAGCCTGAAACGATCTGTCCCATCAAAGCCATAGT GTTTCTGACAAGTCATGGGAAGAGTATTTGCTCCGACCCTGAAAGCAAGTGGGCAGTAAAAGCCAAGAATAAAGtggatgaagagagaaagaaagctttGCAAGTGAACGGACAGACTGAAGAAGGATCAGCAAGTGACATCATGACACCAGCTTGTGCCACTGCATCAACGAAAGCACCGcagaagaaacacacaaacaaacaaaatggaaatgGCAAATGGAGACGGCAGAGGAAAAGGGGCAGGAAAGCGAGGAGGGAGCTGAGAAGGCGTGTCTGA
- the LOC122994148 gene encoding C-C motif chemokine 20-like, with protein MHSVNSRLVLLIVNMVPKGMITVTTVLLCLILGLLSPAPAALGSRSSRVCCTRYTSMPVPFKRIKGYREQPATENCRIEAIIFYTVMKREICATRKDEWVRKTLELLSLKLKKMSKTDTAAGEALMKRHGNPSINDGNGSFLSTTETFLNTTKTFPNSTESFY; from the exons ATGCATTCAGTAAATTCTCGTCTGGTTCTTCTCATTGTCAACATGGTTCCCAAGGGTATGATCACTGTGACAACCGTTCTCCTCTGCCTCATTCTGGGCCTGCTCAGTCCAGCTCCAGCTGCCC TGGGTTCCCGTTCAAGCAGAGTTTGTTGTACAAGATACACCAGTATGCCAGTGCCTTTCAAGCGCATAAAGGGCTACAGAGAACAACCTGCCACTGAAAACTGCCGCATTGAGGCGATCAT TTTCTACACAGTCATGAAGAGGGAGATATGTGCGACTCGGAAGGATGAGTGGGTGAGGAAAACTCTGGAATTACTCAG tttaaaaCTGAAGAAGATGTCCAAGACTGACACAGCTGCAGGAGAAGCTCTGATGAAAAGACATGGAAACCCTTCCATTAACGATGGGAATGGATCCTTCCTCAGTACCACCGAAACCTTCCTTAATACCACCAAAACCTTCCCAAACAGCACGGAAAGTTTCTATTAG